In Hemiscyllium ocellatum isolate sHemOce1 chromosome 20, sHemOce1.pat.X.cur, whole genome shotgun sequence, one genomic interval encodes:
- the LOC132825182 gene encoding vasorin-like codes for MQQTRAQYTMRRTSLPRLPWLTILVFLSELLSALCCPTECNCDPSGMLWCIKRGLSAIPEHIPPGTSSIYAFENYISTLHKEDFAGLQELKLLHLSHNQITRLPQEVFQSLSVLSNLDLSSNQITEINNDTFMGLQELERLYLQQNKIKTIHPAAFDTLTKLVELKLQDNLLHHLPPLQLPTLLLLDLSRNNIPDTELRNIQAPEIESLKLAGLGLSTIHEDIFKNMKNLQELDLSENQLVTLSAIFQHISELTVLSVQGNNKISHLKDEDFKQIRNLQKLDISGLSLTTIPEGFLDLFPNLRSLTAAENPYNCVCQISWFVQWIQQNNALLQRQEETRCHFPLVNAGKLLNTLTNSNFGCPTTIPSIGATSTTESSPTTTKKVTVGPKATHLPVQSIPFNGEVTLGAITEIDRQLSAKGHLCLFTECLNGGICQLDRHGRHSCLCRAGFQGPLCEAANGILDLQTSQKSIVNISQITSTSVTLNLEGFKLSPVYYKGLRVTYKNWSGLDPRPVSLNIPISLSTYKIPSLQPNSTYQICVGALGEASTKEEPCTVVQTLPITQLPQFKQIEGSNLTRMIWLVTTGMFLVLLLAVVITLYCRKRLKKNSAQVGELHPCDVEEIKPYLDEGKILSDTPECLALQSGVPLIQDHQGNIPIAL; via the exons ATGCAGCAAACAAG AGCTCAATATACCATGAGGAGGACCTCTTTGCCCCGTCTGCCTTGGCTGACCATACTAGTATTCCTGTCAGAACTGCTGTCAGCGCTCTGCTGCCCAACAGAATGCAACTGTGACCCCTCGGGAATGCTGTGGTGCATCAAAAGGGGACTGTCTGCCATTCCCGAACACATCCCTCCTGGCACCTCCAGCATCTATGCTTTTGAGAACTACATTTCCACCTTACACAAGGAAGATTTTGCAGGACTTCAGGAACTGAAGCTCCTGCACCTGTCACACAATCAAATTACCAGGCTGCCTCAGGAGGTCTTCCAATCACTAAGTGTGCTCTCTAACCTGGACTTGTCATCCAATCAGATAACTGAAATCAATAATGACACCTTTATGGGGTTGCAGGAACTGGAACGATTGTACCTGCAGCAAAACAAGATCAAGACAATCCACCCAGCAGCTTTCGACACATTAACAAAGCTGGTCGAGCTCAAACTGCAAGATAATCTTCTCCATCATCTTCCTCCTTTACAACTTCCCACACTCCTCCTATTGGACCTCAGCAGAAATAACATCCCAGACACAGAGCTCAGAAACATCCAAGCACCCGAGATTGAATCTTTAAAGCTGGCTGGACTTGGCCTCAGTACGATACATGAAGACATATTTAAAAACATGAAGAATCTTCAGGAGCTGGATCTGTCAGAAAATCAGCTGGTGACTCTGTCAGCTATATTCCAGCACATCAGTGAACTGACCGTTCTGAGTGTTCAGGGAAACAACAAGATCTCACACTTGAAGGATGAAGACTTCAAGCAGATTAGGAACCTTCAGAAACTGGACATCAGTGGGTTGAGCCTTACGACCATTCCTGAGGGTTTTTTGGACCTTTTCCCCAACTTAAGGAGCCTCACAGCAGCTGAAAACCCCTATAACTGCGTCTGCCAGATCAGCTGGTTTGTCCAATGGATACAGCAGAATAATGCCCTCCTCCAGAGGCAGGAGGAAACACGTTGCCACTTCCCTCTGGTCAATGCTGGTAAACTACTCAACACATTGACAAACAGTAACTTTGGATGTCCTACTACGATCCCGTCCATCGGTGCAACAAGCACCACAGAATCATCACCAACCACAACCAAGAAAGTAACAGTGGGTCCCAAAGCAACACACCTTCCTGTTCAATCAATACCCTTCAATGGTGAAGTCACACTTGGAGCCATCACCGAAATAGATCGACAACTCAGTGCAAAGGGACATCTCTGCCTCTTTACAGAATGCCTCAACGGAGGCATTTGCCAGCTAGATAGGCATGGGCGACACAGTTGCTTGTGCCGTGCTGGGTTCCAAGGACcactctgtgaggcagcaaatGGTATTCTTGATCTCCAGACCTCTCAGAAAAGCATTGTAAACATTAGTCAAATAACCAGCACTTCAGTAACATTAAACCTAGAGGGTTTCAAACTCTCCCCAGTTTACTATAAGGGGCTCCGGGTGACATATAAGAACTGGTCAGGACTGGACCCCAGGCCAGTGTCACTCAACATCCCAATATCACTGTCAACATACAAGATTCCAAGCCTTCAGCCGAACTCAACATATCAGATCTGTGTTGGAGCTCTGGGGGAGGCCAGCACAAAAGAAGAGCCTTGCACAGTCGTGCAGACATTGCCAATAACACAATTACCTCAGTTCAAACAGATAGAGGGTAGCAACTTGACCAGAATGATCTGGCTAGTAACCACAGGTATGTTCCTGGTCTTACTGTTGGCAGTTGTGATCACACTCTATTGCCGGAAAAGACTCAAGAAAAATTCTGCTCAAGTAGGAGAATTACATCCTTGTGATGTAGAAGAGATCAAACCTTACCTAGACGAGGGAAAGATCTTGTCTGATACTCCTGAATGCCTTGCTCTGCAAAGCGGAGTGCCATTAATCCAAGATCACCAAGGTAACATTCCTATAGCTTTGTGA